From [Clostridium] symbiosum, a single genomic window includes:
- a CDS encoding BTAD domain-containing putative transcriptional regulator codes for MVEEIFGSRPQEVLFVNMFGGFSMTYAGRKIAFSRSSNTKFVQLLQLLLLNAGRGISKKELIDTLYGWDEGVNPNKNLNNVIYRLKKQLITAGLPVEDYIILDNGICRWNSSFPVETDVVLFVKYAAAAENKEGEERIRTLERAERLYAGELLPEFSTELWVIEENLKLKNLYEQIVKELGAILREAGEYQEELKLYRKAGKIYPFDKWQIQEIDCLMLMKEYKEAYDVYQNTASLYCEEIGVPPGPEMVSRLRQIEQQIKNPVGNFEDLKQNFQEQQNRGALYCLYPSFLDSCQLMSRVAERTGRSVFLMLINLTDKMGKEITDPARLETQMELLKEVIRSTFRRGDLFTTYSKSQYMIILVGTEKENCNKAFTRCITRWKNTEGARGELSYSVESLIKMLNPELSDEENTSSWTGF; via the coding sequence ATGGTAGAAGAAATTTTCGGTTCAAGGCCGCAGGAGGTCCTGTTTGTGAATATGTTCGGCGGTTTTTCGATGACATATGCGGGCAGGAAAATAGCGTTTTCGAGAAGCAGTAATACAAAGTTTGTTCAGCTTCTGCAGCTTCTGCTTTTGAATGCCGGCCGCGGGATTTCCAAGAAAGAGCTGATTGACACGCTTTACGGCTGGGATGAGGGCGTCAACCCGAATAAGAATCTGAACAACGTCATATACAGGCTGAAAAAGCAGCTGATTACGGCAGGTCTGCCGGTGGAGGATTATATCATTCTGGATAACGGCATATGCCGCTGGAACAGCAGTTTCCCCGTGGAGACGGATGTGGTGCTGTTTGTAAAGTATGCGGCGGCCGCGGAGAATAAAGAGGGGGAAGAACGCATCAGAACTCTTGAAAGAGCAGAACGCCTTTATGCAGGGGAACTGCTCCCGGAATTTTCGACGGAGTTATGGGTAATAGAAGAGAATCTGAAGCTTAAGAACCTGTATGAACAGATAGTGAAAGAGCTGGGGGCGATCCTGAGAGAGGCGGGAGAGTATCAGGAGGAGCTGAAGCTTTACCGGAAGGCGGGAAAGATCTATCCCTTTGACAAATGGCAGATTCAGGAGATTGACTGCCTGATGTTAATGAAAGAATACAAAGAAGCGTACGATGTCTATCAGAATACGGCCAGTCTCTACTGCGAGGAGATAGGAGTGCCGCCGGGACCCGAGATGGTGAGCCGACTGCGCCAGATTGAGCAGCAGATTAAGAATCCGGTCGGTAATTTTGAAGACCTGAAACAGAATTTCCAGGAACAGCAGAACAGGGGAGCGCTTTACTGTCTGTACCCCAGCTTTCTGGATTCCTGCCAGCTTATGTCAAGAGTGGCTGAGAGAACGGGACGATCGGTCTTTCTGATGCTCATAAACCTGACTGATAAGATGGGAAAAGAGATAACGGATCCGGCGAGACTGGAGACTCAGATGGAGTTGTTGAAAGAGGTAATCAGGTCAACCTTCAGAAGAGGAGATTTGTTTACAACATACAGCAAAAGCCAGTATATGATTATCCTGGTCGGAACGGAGAAGGAGAACTGCAACAAGGCATTTACCAGATGCATTACCCGGTGGAAGAATACGGAGGGAGCCAGAGGAGAACTCAGCTATTCCGTGGAGTCCCTGATCAAGATGCTGAATCCGGAGCTGTCGGATGAGGAAAATACATCATCCTGGACTGGTTTTTGA
- a CDS encoding aminoglycoside phosphotransferase family protein, with amino-acid sequence MANMCYEGAVTEYYRYGHGHINDTFYVKTQGEDGEHAYILQRMNREVFKDPISLMKNITGVTGFLRKEIEKEGGDPLRETLNLVPVKDGKDYYVDSDGEYWRSYLFIANATCYDKVEKPEDFYQSAKAFGRFQRQLSLYPADELSETIPNFHNTPARLQTFRKAVEDDVCGRAASVREEIQFVLDRVDEAGAAMEMQKAGKLPLRVTHNDTKLNNIMIDDGTGEALCIIDLDTIMPGLSIFDFGDSIRFGANTAAEDEPDYSLAGLSLPLFDIYTKGYLEGCKGSLTKEEVQMLPMGAKLMTYECGVRFLTDYLQGDVYFKITRENHNLDRCHTQFALVADMEKKWDEMKAVVEKYAGQQ; translated from the coding sequence ATGGCAAATATGTGCTATGAAGGCGCGGTGACGGAATATTACCGTTACGGCCATGGCCATATCAACGACACTTTTTATGTTAAAACACAGGGGGAGGACGGCGAACACGCTTATATTCTGCAGAGAATGAACCGGGAAGTGTTTAAGGATCCCATCTCCCTGATGAAGAATATCACGGGTGTTACCGGCTTTCTAAGGAAAGAAATTGAGAAAGAGGGAGGGGATCCCCTGAGGGAGACCCTGAACCTGGTACCGGTGAAAGACGGAAAAGATTATTATGTGGACAGCGACGGCGAATACTGGCGATCCTATCTTTTCATCGCCAACGCCACCTGTTACGACAAGGTGGAGAAACCGGAAGATTTCTACCAGAGCGCCAAGGCATTCGGCCGGTTCCAGCGTCAGCTGTCATTGTATCCGGCGGATGAGCTGTCCGAGACGATCCCAAATTTCCACAATACCCCTGCCAGGCTTCAGACATTCAGGAAGGCTGTGGAGGATGATGTGTGCGGCCGTGCGGCTTCGGTCCGGGAAGAGATTCAGTTTGTACTGGACCGTGTGGATGAGGCAGGAGCTGCGATGGAGATGCAGAAGGCGGGAAAACTTCCGCTGCGCGTTACCCATAACGACACAAAGCTTAACAATATCATGATAGATGATGGGACGGGCGAGGCCCTGTGCATCATTGATCTGGACACCATCATGCCGGGATTATCCATCTTTGATTTTGGAGACTCCATCCGGTTCGGCGCCAACACGGCGGCGGAGGATGAGCCCGATTACTCATTGGCAGGACTGTCACTTCCCCTGTTTGATATCTACACAAAGGGATATCTGGAGGGCTGTAAGGGAAGCCTGACAAAGGAAGAAGTGCAGATGCTCCCCATGGGAGCGAAGCTCATGACCTACGAGTGCGGAGTGAGATTCCTTACGGACTATCTCCAGGGAGACGTCTATTTTAAGATTACCAGGGAGAACCATAACCTGGACCGCTGCCATACCCAGTTTGCCCTTGTGGCGGACATGGAGAAAAAGTGGGATGAGATGAAGGCAGTTGTAGAGAAATACGCAGGACAGCAGTAG
- a CDS encoding sugar phosphate nucleotidyltransferase, with protein MDKKPVLVIMAAGMGSRYGGLKQIDPVDKDGDLIIDFSIFDAIEAGFEKVVFIIKKAIEADFKEHIGNRMEKHLKVEYVYQETDKLPEGFEVPEGRVKPWGTGHAILCCKDVIDGPFAVINADDFYGKSAFRQIYAQLAENSDAGKYQYTMVGYELHNTLTENGYVARGICSTDAAGKLVDIHERTRIENHGGRAEYTEDDGKTWEFLPAGTIASMNMWGFTKSILAELEDRFVPFLEKNLPENPIKCEYFLPFVVDELLKEGKAEVTVLKSVDRWYGVTYKEDKQMVMDAIQGMKDQGIYPEKLWEDR; from the coding sequence ATGGACAAAAAACCGGTTTTAGTAATTATGGCAGCCGGCATGGGCAGCAGATACGGCGGTCTGAAACAGATTGACCCGGTAGATAAAGACGGAGATTTGATTATTGACTTTTCCATCTTCGATGCAATCGAAGCGGGATTTGAAAAAGTTGTCTTCATTATAAAGAAAGCAATTGAGGCTGATTTTAAAGAGCATATCGGAAACCGGATGGAGAAACATTTGAAGGTTGAGTACGTTTATCAGGAGACCGATAAGCTTCCTGAAGGGTTTGAGGTACCGGAAGGCCGTGTAAAACCCTGGGGAACGGGCCATGCGATTCTCTGCTGCAAGGACGTGATTGACGGACCGTTTGCCGTGATCAATGCCGATGATTTCTACGGTAAATCCGCATTCAGGCAGATTTACGCCCAGCTGGCCGAAAACAGTGATGCCGGGAAGTACCAGTACACGATGGTCGGCTATGAGCTTCACAATACACTGACGGAGAACGGGTATGTGGCCAGAGGCATCTGCAGCACCGACGCAGCCGGGAAACTGGTAGATATCCATGAGAGAACCAGGATTGAGAATCACGGCGGCAGGGCGGAATATACGGAGGACGACGGAAAGACCTGGGAATTCCTTCCGGCCGGAACCATCGCTTCGATGAACATGTGGGGATTTACAAAGAGTATTCTGGCCGAGCTGGAAGACCGTTTTGTGCCTTTCCTGGAGAAGAATCTTCCGGAGAACCCGATTAAATGTGAGTATTTCCTTCCGTTTGTTGTGGATGAACTCCTGAAAGAGGGAAAAGCGGAGGTGACCGTATTAAAGAGTGTTGACCGTTGGTATGGCGTCACCTACAAAGAAGATAAACAGATGGTGATGGATGCCATCCAGGGCATGAAAGATCAGGGGATCTACCCTGAAAAACTCTGGGAGGACAGATAG